From a region of the Corallococcus coralloides DSM 2259 genome:
- a CDS encoding CHAD domain-containing protein has translation MPPPTPIRGLGPDTALGDAARRILAGRLADVRHPEAQLDGELDEDGVHDMRVATRRLRAALQVFQGTGKLTRLEADVKRLQDALGDVRDLHVQDKWLDTAAKGKKDASKALAGLRQSHLSGLKAREKKLRAELERWTDRTVPRLLKKVDTLEDPRRFAGKRVRSHLRQRLRRVEKRLERYADAPDAASAHALRKDLKKLRYELEIFQPAFRRTVGALLEVLVPLQDGLGELHDADVRLELFERAAAEAPPGQRKAARKLLPQARDERAERSAEIAREVQRWHAEAIPKRLRKALT, from the coding sequence ATGCCCCCTCCCACTCCCATCCGGGGCCTGGGCCCCGACACGGCGCTGGGCGACGCCGCCCGCCGCATCCTCGCCGGCCGGCTCGCCGACGTGCGCCATCCCGAAGCCCAGCTGGACGGTGAGCTGGACGAGGACGGCGTGCACGACATGCGCGTGGCCACCCGCCGTCTGCGCGCCGCGCTCCAGGTGTTCCAGGGCACCGGCAAGCTCACCCGCCTGGAAGCGGATGTGAAGCGCCTCCAGGACGCGCTGGGCGACGTGAGGGACCTGCACGTCCAGGACAAGTGGCTGGACACCGCCGCGAAGGGGAAGAAGGACGCGAGCAAGGCGCTGGCCGGCCTGCGTCAGTCCCACCTGTCCGGCCTGAAGGCCCGGGAGAAGAAGCTGCGCGCGGAGCTGGAGCGCTGGACGGACCGCACCGTGCCGCGCCTGTTGAAGAAGGTGGACACGCTGGAGGACCCCCGCCGCTTCGCCGGCAAGCGCGTGCGCAGCCACCTGCGCCAGCGCCTGCGCCGCGTGGAGAAGCGCCTGGAGCGTTACGCGGACGCGCCGGACGCCGCCTCCGCGCACGCCCTGCGCAAGGACTTGAAGAAGCTGCGCTACGAGCTGGAGATCTTCCAGCCCGCCTTCCGCCGCACCGTGGGCGCGCTGCTGGAGGTCCTGGTGCCGCTCCAGGACGGCCTGGGCGAGCTGCACGACGCGGACGTGCGCCTGGAGCTCTTCGAGCGCGCCGCCGCGGAAGCCCCGCCCGGCCAGCGCAAGGCCGCGCGAAAGCTGCTGCCCCAGGCCCGCGACGAGCGCGCGGAGCGGTCCGCCGAGATCGCCCGCGAGGTGCAGCGCTGGCACGCGGAGGCCATCCCCAAGCGGCTGCGCAAGGCATTGACCTGA
- a CDS encoding inorganic diphosphatase: MANDFTRLPLRGEQDALHVVVESPRGSTVKLKYDPKLQAFTLSRPLTRGFRYPFDWGFIPSTKGPDGDPLDALVYWDVPTWPGVVLPCRPLGVLLVDQKPKGATNGERERNDRLLLVPVNATRSDDLNSYQDLSKREREELEHFFLAVVHFADKDARILGWDGPEAAERMVQQYALKED, from the coding sequence ATGGCCAACGACTTCACCCGCCTGCCCCTGCGCGGCGAACAAGATGCATTGCACGTCGTCGTCGAGTCGCCCCGCGGTTCGACGGTGAAGCTGAAATACGACCCGAAGCTCCAGGCCTTCACGCTGTCCCGGCCGCTGACGCGCGGCTTCCGCTACCCGTTCGACTGGGGCTTCATTCCCAGCACGAAGGGCCCGGACGGAGACCCGCTGGACGCGCTGGTGTACTGGGACGTGCCCACCTGGCCCGGCGTGGTGCTGCCCTGCCGGCCCCTGGGCGTGCTCCTGGTGGACCAGAAGCCGAAGGGCGCGACGAACGGCGAGCGTGAGCGCAATGACCGCCTGCTGCTCGTCCCGGTGAACGCCACCCGCTCGGACGACCTCAATTCCTATCAGGACCTGTCCAAGCGCGAGCGCGAGGAGCTGGAGCACTTCTTCCTCGCGGTGGTGCACTTCGCGGACAAGGACGCGCGCATCCTCGGTTGGGATGGCCCGGAAGCCGCGGAGCGCATGGTCCAACAATACGCCCTCAAGGAGGACTGA